The window GATTCTGGGGAGGAGCTGTGCTGGGGGTGGCTTTGCCTGTTGTTCCAGGTTTCCATTCTGGATCCAGTTGAGGTGGGTGGTGACAGCAGGTGGGGGTCTTAGGAGTTTAGGGCCTAGACACCCTTCCTCCGCTCAACCCGCTGCACCTCCATGACTGCCAAGACCCAAGAGCAGAGTgggctggaatttttttttttttttgaacagttGTTGCCCCCTTTTGAAAAGAAATCTCACTGTTCCCTGAGAATATTCTAAGAAAGACTTGAACTCTGAGACTCAAAGAACCCAAGGGAGTTGTTTTAGattttatgtgaagaaaaaaataaaaggtcaggGAGAGATTGAGACTTGGGAAAGATAAAAAAAGTGTTTTAGGCCCCTCCACACCATACCAGCCTTCTGGTAACTCCTTGAAATTGTGTTTATATCAATCAATTGTAAACATCTTCAGCACAAATTGAAGAATCATGAAAGCCCAGAAAATGAGGACAACCTGGGAAAGCCTGGCAAGGGCATCTAGAATTTAAACCTGTACTCCTGGGCCAACAGGGTTGGGACAGTGATCACTCAAGCCTTGTTTACCCTACCCACTTCTAAGACTGGATAACCGATGGCCAGAAGAGGGCAGGAGTAGAACTGAATTACCCATTTCTGTGTGAGACCGTGGTCAGTTGtgtctgagaagaaaaaaaaaacagtaaaagcaATGAACATCCTCAGACATATTCCTAGAAGCCACGGGGCCAAAACAAAGGAGCAATGCTCTTCTAACTTCATAGTAACCATTGCCATCCCAGTCCACACTGATGCTATAAGTCATGTTAAGTCAGAAAGGGGCTACATGCTGAGACCTTCTCTATTCCAGCCTGACCTCTGAAATCAATTCCCTAATTCTTTCTACTGTCAGCTAGGTCAGGCCATGAGAGAAATGGAAACCTACTTTGGGGATGGGATGGTCTGATTACAGTTATGCATTCCATAATGATGGTaacatgttctgagaaatgtgtcactGGACATTGCTCAAACAACACAGAGTATACTTACACCTTAAACCAATGAAGATAACTATGATGTGATTAAGTGATATAATCTTATGGTACCATAAGATTATAAATGAGATCTGTCATTGACTAAAACATTGTgtgttgggctggggctgtagctcagtggtagagcgcttgccttgcatgtgtgaggcactgggttcgatcctcagcaccacattaaaaaaaaaaaaaaagaaaaaaactagtaAATAAACATTATGTGGCTCGTATTTGTATTAGTAGGGTGAACTTTGTGAAATTGTTATATGACTACTTTTGCCCTACAGAAGCAATTATTTTGCATCAGTGTAAGATTATATAAAACAATCATAATACATAGCCACCATTTCTTGAGCAACTAGTCTGTGCCAGTAACTTTATACATATCATGCTATTTATTCTTCCCCATAACCCATAGAGGTGGATATTATTATCCTGGTTTTTCAGTTGAGGGATCTAAGATAAGAAAAGATTAGATAATTTGCCCAAGATGACACAGTTACAGCAAGTGGTGGAGCTGTGGTTTGCTTTCCGGGCTGCATCTGATTATCCTACGAAGTAGGGATAAAAAATAACACTCTAGACCCTGATATACAAAGGTTTGAATTTTCAGTCCATTGATAACTCTCTGTACAACACCAgataggtttgtttgtttgttttgccggGTAGGTTTTTAAACCAAACATCGGTTTTATCATAGTAAACTGGGGCAATAAGTCATAGCTTTATTTTTgaagactaaataaaataatgcctGTATTATTGCACCTGGAACAAGGTAAATGCTTAAATGGTTGGTAGCTATTGTCCTAATTCCTTTCTTCCCATGAGCACATTAAGGAAAGGCCTTCTTGCTCCTGCTgatcttttctttgtcttcttttgaagTGATGCTTTTGTCTGTCCCTTCTTCTGAGCCTATCTTCTCCAGTGTTGTGAGGTCAACCTGGGGAACAGTGGGGAAGTGAAGAGTCCATGGGAAAACAGTTTCTGGGCCTCTAACCCCCTATGAGAGGTGCAGGGAGGCTGACTCACTGAGCGGTGACCCCATCCTCTCCCTAATTCCAGCTGAGCTCTGGTACAGTTCTACTCAGGCAAAGGCAGTCTTGCTGAATCTTCTACACCCAATCCCCAGAAAATCCTAGACTGGGAAGGGGCCCTTCCAAACTGGAAGCACCTGTTGAAAGCAGAGGGATTGGTGGCCACATCCAGGAATGCTTGGTGCTATTTACTTTGCTCCTCCAAACCCGCGATCCACTCAATTCTGCTAGCTCCCCTAAGTTGGCCAGAGGGAAATGGGCCCTTGGCTCCCTCCAGGCTTCTGGATTTCTTGTATCCCATCCCACCGTGTGCTTCTTTCCTGAGGTGAGTGCACAACTGTGTCCACATAGCCCTGAACCTTCCTCTTTGTGTTgcccaggaacacacacacacacacacacaccagtgtgGCTTCCTTCTCTACATCTGGTACCCCAGTCGTCCTCGTCTCAATCCCCTGAGGCTCTAGTCCTAACCCACCCTCACTGGGTCTCCGCCCTGATCCACCGGTAAGAACCCCTTCCCCGTCCCTCCCCCAGGAGAGTGCCTGCTCCAAGCCGGACGATGACATTCTAGACATCCCACTGGACGATCCTGGTGCCAACGCGGCCGCTGCCAAAATCCAGGCGAGTTTCCGGGGCCACATGGCGCGGAAGAAGATAAAGAGTGGAGAGCACGGCCGGAAGGGCCCAGGCCCTGGGGGACCCGGCGGAGCTGGGGGCGCCCGGGGAGGCGCGGGCGGCGGTCCCAGCGGAGACTAGGCCAGGTGAGGCTGGCTGGAGGGGCGCTACGAGTTGGAGGTTCCTCTTTCCCAACGCTCCGGGGAAGGAGCGAGGGAAGACTAAGGGCGTGCTAAAGGTAGAGAAAGGTGTGGaaggagctggggtggggggtgggctAGAAATCCGAGAGGTGAGGTGGGTGGGAGGAAGCTGAAGGTGCTGAGATTTCCGAAAACTCACCTGTTCCTCCCTCTCCACCCTGCCTTCTGCCCCGCCCTGAACTGAAGAAGAACTGAACATTTTAGAAGGTAACAAATACGACCTGAAGCGGCGGGGGCTGGGGGACTGCTAAGTGGTAGAAAAGGACCAATTTCCCAACACTTCCTCTGTCCGCCTCACTCACTTCCAGCCGGGGAACATGCACCCTGCACCTGCAGGTTTTCCGACACACCGAGACGCCTGAGGCTGCGACAGGGTCACACCTGGATCTACACAGACACGCAGACACCCTTATGTGACTGTACAAGCCCGACCAAGGGCCATAAACACATCGAGGCTCACTCACGGGGCTCGTTTCAGTTCAGGGACTCAGGGTGGGGGGTTCTGGGTGACTAGAGCCCCCTGACACTCACGGTCCTGGTACCCTTGTTCAGAAAGGTATAAGGGACGGGGAAAGGAAATACCAAGAAATGGCAggttcttctctttccccagtTCCCAAGAAGAGATGGATGCCGCGTCCCCTTCGCAGTGACGAGACTTCCCTACCGTGTTTGTGatcccctcctccccaccagcctGCCAGCTTCTGGAGCCCCCCTGCGTCCCAGAGACTCTCTTCCAGGCAGGCTTCGTCGCGGAGTCGCCAAGTCCGTGCCCTTTTAGTTAGCCCTCCAGTCTAGCGTGGTCCTCATTCGCCCTTCCTTCCCGCCCTATCCCCAAACCCCGCACTCccaaattttcctccttttgctTCTCGCCCACCTCTCCCCGCACCCAGCATGCAGCTCTGCCTCCGCAGCCTCTGTGCGCTCCCCTGCGCGCACTGCGGAGGGCGCCCTAAGCGTCGCCCAAGTacactcaatttaaaaaaaaagaaagaaagaaagaaaaaagtccttTGGTTCTGTGCGCAGCGACAGGGGGCGCCCTGCGACTCTGTGCTATTCCCGCCCCAGCCTAGCCTCAGAACTTTAAATCTGGGacaagaggaaaggggaaaagtgTTTACATGGTTTCGGATGCCGCTTGCTCCGATCGGAAGGGAAGCCCCTATCCCGCACCTGCCTGTCATTTTACCTTCCTTCTCCCCAGCGCACCCGAGAGCAGTCTCTCCAGCTCTCCTGTTTATGCAAACGCCGAGCGCCTGGAGGCTCGGTAGGAGGAGTCTTCCgcggccccgcccctgccccttCCGGCTTCGGCCCCGCAGGGCTCCTGGGGCTATGGCCGCAAGGTTTTTAATCTCGGTGTGTGCATGTGACCGTTCTGGGTTGGAATGTGAACAATAAAGAGGAATGTCCAAGTGTTCAGAGGGTTCCGGGAGGGGAGGGAGTTTGGGGCACAAGGCCACCTCTTGGAGcctgaacaaatctcatttgatcaaactaaaaagcagaCGGGGAGTGAGGTGGAGAAACACTTAAGATTGAAATCTGCCCTTTGACATAACCAAACTTCCTGCTTACAGCATCATCTCTGGGATTTAAAGCCCAGTTCTTCCCTTACTGGCAATACTCTTTGAGCCGCCTAGATAAATTCACCAGAAAGAGACAATATGGTACCCAAAGATTTTAATTATTGATATTCCTCCTCACCATCCTCAGGGATCAGAAGTCAGACAACCATAGGGAGCTTGGACTTCGTGGTCGTCATAGTACTGGTAGATGGGGACCTTTCCAGGAGCCCTTTGCTAGAATCCACCTTCATAGAAGATTGCTCAAAAATCCCAGGAGCCATGGCATCCTCCCTGGTGGATGTA of the Sciurus carolinensis chromosome 11, mSciCar1.2, whole genome shotgun sequence genome contains:
- the Nrgn gene encoding neurogranin gives rise to the protein MDCCTESACSKPDDDILDIPLDDPGANAAAAKIQASFRGHMARKKIKSGEHGRKGPGPGGPGGAGGARGGAGGGPSGD